In Burkholderia gladioli, a genomic segment contains:
- a CDS encoding catalase, translating to MSDKTTPTYLTHAAGAPVSDNLNIQTAGPRGPALLQDVWLIEKLAHFDREVIPERRMHAKGAGAHGSFTVTHDITRYSKAKIFSEIGKQTPMFARFSTVAGERGAADAERDIRGFALKFYTEEGNWDVVGNNTPVFFFRDPLRFPDLNHAIKRDPRTGMRSADSNWDFWSLLPEALHQVTIVMSERGLPRSFRHMHGFGSHTYSFINEANERSWVKFHFRSQQGIENLTDAEAEQLVGKDRESHQRDLYQSIERGEFPRWTLFIQVMTDAQAKAFPFNPFDLTKVWPKGEFPLIEVGYFELNRNPENFFAETEQAAFSPSNIVPGIGYSPDKMLQARLFSYPDAQRYRLGVNFNHIPVNAPKCPFHSYHRDGAMRTDGNLGGTPSYWPNSKGEWTDQPQLNEPPLAIDGAAAHWDHRVDEDHYQQPGNLFRMMNEAQKQALFDNTARAMGDAREEVKQRHVENCAKADPAYGAGVAAALAKLAAAK from the coding sequence ATGTCCGACAAGACGACCCCGACCTACCTGACCCACGCGGCCGGCGCCCCGGTCAGCGACAACCTCAACATCCAGACCGCCGGCCCGCGCGGCCCGGCCCTGCTGCAGGACGTCTGGCTGATCGAGAAGCTCGCGCACTTCGACCGCGAGGTGATCCCCGAGCGGCGCATGCACGCCAAGGGCGCGGGCGCGCACGGCAGCTTCACGGTCACGCACGACATCACGCGCTACAGCAAGGCGAAGATCTTCTCGGAGATCGGCAAGCAAACGCCGATGTTCGCGCGCTTCTCGACGGTGGCGGGCGAGCGCGGCGCGGCCGATGCCGAGCGCGACATCCGCGGTTTCGCGCTGAAGTTCTACACCGAGGAAGGCAACTGGGACGTGGTGGGCAACAACACGCCGGTGTTCTTCTTCCGCGATCCGCTGCGGTTCCCGGACCTCAACCACGCGATCAAGCGCGATCCGCGCACCGGCATGCGCAGCGCCGACAGCAACTGGGATTTCTGGTCGCTGCTGCCCGAGGCGCTGCACCAGGTCACCATCGTGATGAGCGAGCGCGGCCTGCCGCGCAGCTTCCGCCACATGCACGGCTTCGGCAGCCACACCTACAGCTTCATCAACGAGGCCAACGAGCGCAGCTGGGTGAAGTTCCACTTCCGCAGCCAGCAGGGCATCGAGAACCTGACCGACGCCGAGGCCGAGCAACTGGTGGGCAAGGATCGCGAATCGCACCAGCGCGACCTGTACCAGAGCATCGAGCGCGGCGAGTTCCCGCGCTGGACGCTGTTCATCCAGGTGATGACGGACGCGCAGGCCAAGGCCTTCCCGTTCAACCCGTTCGACCTGACCAAGGTCTGGCCGAAGGGCGAGTTCCCGCTGATCGAGGTGGGTTACTTCGAGCTGAACCGCAACCCCGAGAACTTCTTCGCCGAAACCGAGCAGGCCGCCTTCTCGCCCTCGAACATCGTGCCGGGGATCGGCTACTCGCCCGACAAGATGCTGCAGGCGCGGCTGTTCTCCTACCCGGACGCGCAGCGCTACCGGCTCGGCGTGAACTTCAACCACATCCCGGTGAACGCGCCGAAGTGCCCGTTCCACAGCTATCACCGCGACGGCGCGATGCGCACCGATGGCAACCTCGGCGGCACGCCCTCGTACTGGCCCAACAGCAAGGGCGAGTGGACCGACCAGCCCCAGTTGAACGAGCCGCCGCTGGCGATCGACGGCGCGGCCGCGCATTGGGATCATCGCGTCGACGAGGATCACTACCAGCAGCCGGGCAACCTGTTCCGCATGATGAACGAGGCGCAGAAGCAGGCGCTGTTCGACAACACGGCGCGGGCGATGGGCGACGCGCGCGAGGAGGTCAAGCAGCGCCACGTGGAGAACTGCGCGAAGGCCGATCCGGCCTATGGCGCGGGGGTGGCCGCGGCGCTGGCGAAGCTGGCGGCGGCCAAGTAG
- the cfa gene encoding cyclopropane fatty acyl phospholipid synthase: MTPEPSIPGQSEHGTSRQAGAAPAVLVSLLRAADVEIGGKRAWDIQVHDREVYRRIFSSWSLGFGEAYMDGLWDCERLDELFTRLLLTDIDMAALGMAKLRLGYEHLRHRLFNLQSKSRAFQVGEQHYDAGNDVFEAMLDSRMIYSCGYWEHATDLEQAQFDKLDMLCRKLQLKPGETLLDIGCGWGGLAKFAAERYGVKVTGVTVSKEQLALAQERCRGLPVTLLLQDYRELQGSFDKIVSVGMFEHVGPKNYRTYFDTARRLLAPEGIFVLHSIGIASESAGTDPWIDRYVFPNGKLPAPGQIVEAVDGRFLIEDWHNFGPDYDRTLMAWWARFDAAWPSLKSSYDLRFYRMFKYYLLCCAGFFRSRQGQLWQIVLTHPQRRETYRSVRLSASSAR; this comes from the coding sequence ATGACACCCGAACCATCCATCCCCGGCCAATCCGAACACGGGACTTCCCGGCAGGCGGGCGCGGCGCCCGCGGTGCTGGTTTCGCTGCTGAGGGCAGCCGACGTCGAGATCGGCGGCAAGCGCGCCTGGGACATCCAGGTTCACGACCGCGAGGTCTATCGGCGCATCTTCTCGAGCTGGTCGCTGGGCTTCGGCGAAGCCTACATGGACGGGCTGTGGGATTGCGAGCGGCTCGACGAGCTGTTCACCAGGCTGCTGCTCACCGATATCGACATGGCGGCGCTCGGCATGGCCAAGCTGCGGCTCGGCTACGAGCACCTGCGGCATCGCCTGTTCAACCTGCAGTCGAAAAGCCGCGCGTTCCAGGTGGGCGAGCAGCACTACGACGCCGGCAACGACGTGTTCGAGGCCATGCTCGATTCGCGCATGATCTATTCGTGCGGCTACTGGGAACACGCTACCGATCTCGAGCAGGCGCAGTTCGACAAGCTCGACATGCTGTGCCGCAAGCTGCAGTTGAAACCTGGCGAGACCCTGCTCGACATCGGCTGCGGCTGGGGCGGCCTGGCCAAGTTCGCCGCCGAGCGCTACGGCGTGAAGGTGACCGGCGTGACCGTCTCCAAGGAGCAACTGGCGCTGGCGCAGGAGCGCTGCCGCGGGCTGCCCGTCACGCTGCTGCTGCAGGACTATCGCGAGCTGCAGGGCAGCTTCGACAAGATCGTCTCGGTCGGCATGTTCGAGCACGTCGGCCCGAAGAACTACCGTACCTACTTCGATACCGCCAGGCGGCTGCTGGCGCCCGAGGGCATCTTCGTGCTGCATTCGATCGGCATCGCCAGCGAGTCGGCCGGCACCGATCCCTGGATCGACCGCTACGTGTTCCCCAACGGCAAGCTGCCGGCGCCGGGGCAGATCGTCGAGGCGGTGGACGGGCGCTTCCTGATCGAGGACTGGCACAACTTCGGCCCCGACTACGACCGCACGCTGATGGCCTGGTGGGCGCGTTTCGATGCGGCCTGGCCGAGCCTGAAGTCGAGCTACGACCTGCGCTTCTATCGCATGTTCAAGTACTACCTGCTCTGCTGCGCGGGCTTCTTCCGCTCGCGCCAGGGGCAGCTCTGGCAGATCGTGCTGACCCATCCGCAGCGCCGCGAGACCTATCGCTCGGTGCGGCTGAGCGCGAGCTCGGCGCGCTGA
- a CDS encoding CDP-diacylglycerol diphosphatase — protein MHASFRSCLRLLPILAMLLAAREALAVDHDILWKRISGQCLPNYQARESYSPCAFVDTAHGYVLYKVDRDPYQYLLLPSERITGIEDPRLAAPGTPNYFWYAWQARALLAEKLGKPLRETDIALTVNAENARTQNQLHIHISCLEPKVRAMLDTLEPDKLGDDWFALPGRIGWHSYMARKIDAADLAHTDPFALVREKLAAEHEPLAYTGVALVKLDARRFLVLAATGNALLGVPAEEMQDHRCRIAG, from the coding sequence ATGCACGCCTCGTTCCGTTCCTGCCTGCGTCTGCTGCCGATCCTCGCCATGCTGCTGGCCGCGCGCGAGGCGCTGGCCGTCGATCACGACATCCTCTGGAAACGCATCAGCGGCCAGTGCCTGCCGAACTACCAGGCCCGCGAAAGCTACAGCCCCTGCGCCTTCGTCGATACCGCGCACGGCTACGTGCTCTACAAGGTCGACCGCGATCCCTATCAATACCTGCTGCTGCCGAGCGAGCGCATCACCGGCATCGAGGATCCCCGCCTGGCCGCGCCCGGCACGCCCAACTACTTCTGGTATGCCTGGCAGGCGCGCGCGCTGCTGGCCGAGAAGCTCGGCAAGCCGCTGCGCGAGACCGACATCGCGCTGACCGTGAATGCCGAGAACGCGCGCACGCAGAACCAGCTGCATATCCATATCTCCTGTCTCGAGCCGAAGGTGCGCGCGATGCTCGACACGCTCGAACCCGACAAGCTGGGCGATGACTGGTTCGCGCTGCCGGGGCGCATCGGCTGGCACAGCTACATGGCCAGGAAGATCGACGCGGCCGATCTGGCGCATACCGATCCCTTCGCCCTGGTGCGCGAGAAGCTGGCCGCCGAGCACGAGCCGCTGGCCTATACCGGCGTGGCGCTGGTCAAGCTCGACGCGCGACGCTTCCTGGTGCTGGCGGCCACGGGCAATGCGCTGCTCGGCGTGCCGGCCGAGGAGATGCAGGATCATCGCTGCAGGATCGCCGGTTGA
- a CDS encoding RNA polymerase sigma-70 factor translates to MIRTPAAANDPASGDSSDGDEAGDAGNAIRRFDRLRPRLHGIAYRMLASVAEAEDVVQDVWLRWHGANREEIDNAEAWLVSVTTRIAIDRLRAAKVQREHYSGFWLPEPALSEAPATPDQLAERADDLSVAFLMLLERLTPEARAAFLLREVFDAGYDEVASAIGKSEAACRQLVSRARTQLREARPRFAVSPARHRQLLTGFARALESGDFAALQALLAEDAVLIGDGGGRVPSFPWPMVGARRIAQLFYAGARRFPGAVRAELAVLNGQWALLRFIDGRLESAQTYETDGERIRRILVQRNPDKLARIAAARGEAGGGDGWAPAP, encoded by the coding sequence ATGATTCGAACCCCAGCCGCCGCGAACGATCCCGCCTCCGGCGACAGCAGCGACGGCGACGAAGCCGGCGACGCCGGCAATGCGATACGCCGCTTCGACCGCCTGCGTCCGCGCCTGCACGGCATCGCCTATCGCATGCTGGCCTCGGTGGCCGAGGCCGAGGACGTGGTGCAGGACGTCTGGCTGCGCTGGCACGGCGCGAATCGCGAGGAGATCGACAATGCCGAGGCCTGGCTGGTGTCGGTCACCACCCGCATCGCGATCGACCGGCTGCGCGCGGCCAAGGTCCAGCGCGAGCACTACAGCGGCTTCTGGCTGCCCGAGCCCGCGCTGTCCGAGGCACCGGCCACGCCCGACCAGCTCGCCGAGCGTGCCGACGATCTCTCGGTGGCCTTCCTGATGCTGCTAGAACGCCTGACGCCGGAGGCGCGCGCGGCCTTCCTGCTGCGCGAGGTGTTCGACGCCGGCTACGACGAGGTGGCCAGCGCGATCGGCAAGAGCGAGGCGGCCTGCCGCCAGTTGGTGAGCCGCGCCCGCACGCAGTTGCGCGAGGCGCGGCCGCGCTTTGCCGTCTCGCCGGCGCGGCATCGTCAGTTGCTGACGGGTTTCGCGCGCGCGCTCGAGAGCGGCGACTTCGCGGCGCTGCAGGCGCTGCTGGCCGAGGATGCGGTGCTGATCGGCGACGGCGGCGGCCGGGTGCCGAGCTTTCCCTGGCCGATGGTCGGCGCTCGGCGCATCGCGCAGCTTTTCTACGCGGGCGCGCGGCGCTTCCCGGGCGCGGTGCGCGCCGAGCTCGCCGTGCTCAACGGCCAGTGGGCGCTGCTGCGCTTCATCGACGGCCGGCTCGAATCGGCGCAAACCTACGAGACCGACGGCGAACGCATCCGGCGCATCCTGGTGCAGCGCAATCCCGACAAGCTGGCGCGGATCGCGGCCGCGCGTGGCGAGGCCGGCGGCGGTGACGGCTGGGCGCCGGCTCCCTGA
- a CDS encoding carboxymuconolactone decarboxylase family protein encodes MSQRIDASRQSPKLFHKLIEFSNLLHDSTIERAILDLVSIRASQLNGCGFCVDMHVKEASLHGERALRLHHLAIWRESTLFAPRERAALAWTEVLTRLPEPGVPDEIYERVRTQFSEAELSDLSFAVMAINAWNRLNVGFRTVPGSADKAYGLDKANLS; translated from the coding sequence ATGTCCCAACGTATCGACGCCTCGCGCCAATCCCCCAAGCTGTTCCACAAGCTGATCGAGTTCAGCAACCTGCTGCACGACAGCACGATCGAGCGAGCCATCCTCGATCTCGTCTCGATCCGCGCCTCGCAATTGAACGGCTGCGGCTTCTGTGTCGACATGCACGTCAAGGAAGCGAGCCTGCATGGCGAGCGCGCGCTGCGCCTGCATCACCTGGCGATCTGGCGCGAGTCGACGCTGTTCGCGCCGCGCGAGCGGGCCGCGCTGGCCTGGACCGAGGTGCTCACGCGCCTGCCCGAGCCGGGCGTGCCCGACGAGATCTACGAGCGCGTGCGCACGCAATTCTCCGAGGCGGAATTGTCGGACCTGAGCTTCGCGGTGATGGCGATCAATGCCTGGAACCGTCTCAACGTCGGCTTTCGCACCGTGCCCGGCTCGGCCGACAAGGCCTATGGGCTCGACAAGGCGAACCTGTCCTGA
- a CDS encoding LysR family transcriptional regulator, with the protein MSLFPDHRAAARPGGDDVFAASFATSYTGVIAFLAVAAEGSFAKAGERLGIGRSAVSRNVQKLEAQLDARLLLRTTRCTQLTREGQLFYEHCRPGIEQIAQALDEMRELRSGPPRGALRIRAASGFGRRVVAPLLRGFRERYPEIALDLLLHDGPPDFAAGRIDVAFRDGILEDSQLIARRLMPMRLLVCASPAYASRHGLPRELVELTAHRCIGLRGAAGSVEAWTFRVEGGVRRVVPEARHGFNDPELAMQAALDGEGLAQLPAYLACEALREGRLLACLGAFADEDRGHYLCYPSRKHLPTRIRVFVDYMSEATRALDFDCAPGLLSLSA; encoded by the coding sequence ATGTCCCTGTTTCCCGATCATCGCGCCGCCGCCCGCCCGGGCGGCGACGACGTTTTCGCCGCCAGCTTCGCCACCAGCTACACGGGCGTGATCGCCTTCCTCGCGGTGGCGGCCGAAGGGAGTTTCGCGAAGGCCGGCGAGCGGCTCGGCATCGGCCGCTCGGCGGTCAGCCGCAACGTGCAGAAGCTCGAGGCCCAGCTCGACGCGCGCCTGCTGTTGCGCACCACGCGCTGCACCCAGCTCACGCGCGAGGGGCAGTTGTTCTACGAGCATTGCCGCCCTGGCATCGAGCAGATCGCGCAGGCGCTCGACGAGATGCGCGAGCTGCGCAGCGGGCCGCCGCGCGGCGCCTTGCGAATCCGCGCGGCCAGCGGCTTCGGCCGGCGCGTGGTGGCGCCGCTGCTGCGCGGCTTTCGCGAGCGCTATCCCGAGATCGCGCTCGACCTGCTGCTGCACGACGGGCCGCCCGATTTCGCCGCCGGGCGCATCGACGTGGCGTTTCGCGACGGCATCCTGGAGGACAGCCAACTGATCGCCCGGCGGCTGATGCCGATGCGCCTGCTGGTCTGCGCCTCGCCCGCTTATGCGAGCCGTCACGGCCTGCCGCGCGAGCTCGTCGAACTCACCGCGCATCGCTGCATCGGCCTGCGCGGCGCGGCGGGTTCGGTCGAGGCCTGGACGTTTCGCGTCGAGGGCGGCGTGCGCCGCGTCGTGCCCGAGGCGCGCCACGGCTTCAACGATCCCGAGCTGGCGATGCAGGCGGCCCTGGACGGCGAGGGGCTGGCGCAACTGCCGGCCTACCTGGCCTGCGAGGCCTTGCGCGAGGGACGGCTGCTGGCCTGCCTGGGGGCCTTCGCCGACGAGGATCGCGGCCACTATCTCTGCTATCCGAGCCGCAAGCACCTGCCCACGCGGATCCGCGTGTTCGTCGACTACATGAGCGAGGCGACGCGCGCGCTCGACTTCGATTGCGCGCCGGGGCTGCTGAGCTTGTCGGCCTGA
- a CDS encoding GNAT family N-acetyltransferase, with protein sequence MTTQAAYSIQLAEGKHEAARELLARKLDDYNNLNSGQPDNTPLDLVVSDPATGEVLGGLSGRTSLGVCFIDMLYLPETLRRGGVGSELLARAQEEARRRGCDNAVLYTISFQAPRFYEKHGFRVFGEVPCQPAGTSRYFMIKPL encoded by the coding sequence ATGACCACCCAAGCCGCCTATTCGATCCAGCTCGCCGAAGGCAAGCACGAGGCCGCGCGCGAGCTGCTCGCGCGCAAGCTCGACGACTACAACAACCTCAATTCGGGCCAGCCCGACAACACGCCGCTCGACCTGGTGGTCAGCGACCCGGCCACCGGCGAAGTGCTGGGCGGCCTGTCGGGACGCACCTCGCTGGGCGTGTGCTTCATCGACATGCTGTATTTGCCGGAGACGCTGCGGCGCGGCGGGGTGGGCAGCGAACTGCTGGCCCGTGCGCAGGAGGAGGCGAGACGGCGCGGCTGCGACAACGCCGTGCTCTACACGATTTCGTTCCAGGCGCCGCGCTTCTACGAGAAGCACGGCTTTCGCGTGTTCGGCGAGGTGCCCTGCCAGCCGGCCGGCACCTCGCGCTACTTCATGATCAAGCCGCTCTGA
- a CDS encoding glycosyltransferase family 2 protein, translating into MDRPSNPPRRPAAGSGSHGTIAAAREALEQARTRMSPRLTPRGTTLASVLIHGTAIAVWVLLLTRALVPGLVSWSVGIAYVIYDTLLLSFVAFKILPLAGPISRLHAPARPAPGARQPSLGVVVAAYNEASVIKVTLDGLFSQSEPLQQIIFADDGSTDDTIGVLTRQYGLVQAPDGELSAPSTTHPNLRWLRVPHGGKAAALNAALLHIETDAVMTVDADTRLARDACAAMRRAFAAEPALVAATGILTPICARTLSGRFFQWFQTYEYIRNFISRFAWMRADSLLLISGAFACFRLDALLKVGGFDGECLVEDYELIHRLRRYAVEHGETWRVRVIGDAHAHTDAPGTLRSFLRQRRRWFAGFLQTQYWNRDMTGNRRYGQLGMLMLPVKALDTLQPIYGLTAIALLFVFLVEHRFHVALSISGVIAAKIVIDFAFHLWSIHLYRRWTGYREQSSLAIAFVASVLEPFSFQVLRHTGAALGWVHFLRGNQRWGAQERTGLVGDGN; encoded by the coding sequence ATGGACCGTCCGTCGAACCCGCCGCGGCGCCCCGCCGCCGGCAGCGGCAGCCACGGCACCATCGCGGCCGCGCGCGAAGCGCTCGAGCAGGCCCGCACCCGCATGTCGCCGCGCCTCACGCCGCGCGGCACCACGCTGGCCAGCGTGCTGATCCACGGCACCGCGATCGCCGTGTGGGTGCTGCTGCTCACGCGCGCCCTGGTGCCGGGCCTGGTGTCCTGGTCAGTGGGCATCGCCTACGTGATCTACGACACGCTGCTGCTGTCCTTCGTGGCCTTCAAGATCCTGCCGCTGGCCGGCCCGATCTCGCGCCTGCATGCGCCGGCCAGGCCCGCGCCCGGCGCTCGCCAGCCGAGCCTCGGCGTGGTGGTGGCCGCCTACAACGAGGCCAGCGTGATCAAGGTGACGCTCGACGGCCTGTTCTCGCAGAGCGAGCCGCTGCAGCAGATCATCTTCGCCGACGACGGCTCGACCGACGACACGATCGGCGTGCTGACCCGCCAATACGGGCTGGTGCAGGCCCCCGATGGCGAGCTGAGCGCGCCCAGCACGACCCACCCGAACCTGCGCTGGCTACGCGTGCCGCACGGCGGCAAGGCCGCCGCGCTCAATGCCGCGCTGCTGCACATCGAGACCGACGCGGTGATGACGGTGGACGCCGACACGCGCCTGGCACGCGACGCCTGCGCCGCGATGCGCCGCGCCTTCGCGGCCGAGCCGGCGCTGGTGGCCGCCACCGGCATCCTCACGCCGATCTGCGCGCGCACCCTGTCGGGCCGCTTCTTCCAGTGGTTCCAGACCTACGAGTACATCCGCAACTTCATCTCGCGCTTCGCCTGGATGCGCGCCGACAGCCTGCTGCTGATCTCGGGCGCGTTCGCCTGCTTCCGCCTCGACGCGCTGCTCAAGGTGGGCGGCTTCGACGGCGAGTGCCTCGTGGAGGACTACGAACTGATCCACCGGCTGCGCCGCTACGCGGTCGAGCACGGCGAGACCTGGCGCGTGCGCGTGATCGGCGACGCCCATGCGCACACCGACGCGCCCGGCACGCTGCGCAGCTTCCTGCGCCAGCGCCGCCGCTGGTTCGCGGGCTTCCTGCAGACCCAGTACTGGAACCGCGACATGACCGGCAACCGCCGCTACGGCCAGCTCGGCATGCTGATGCTGCCGGTCAAGGCGCTCGACACGCTGCAGCCGATCTACGGCCTGACCGCCATCGCGCTGCTGTTCGTGTTCCTCGTCGAGCACCGCTTCCATGTGGCGCTGTCGATCTCGGGCGTGATCGCGGCCAAGATCGTGATCGACTTCGCCTTCCATCTCTGGTCGATCCATCTCTATCGCCGCTGGACCGGCTATCGCGAGCAATCGAGCCTGGCCATCGCCTTCGTCGCCTCGGTGCTGGAGCCCTTCAGCTTCCAGGTGCTGCGCCATACCGGCGCCGCGCTCGGCTGGGTGCACTTCCTGCGCGGCAACCAGCGCTGGGGCGCCCAGGAGCGCACCGGCCTGGTCGGCGACGGCAACTGA
- a CDS encoding cytochrome b encodes MNSRAPSQASPAADASHSVPRYTRTAMVLHWLIALGILCNVAIALSADAMPDAWVRPAIDIHKSIGITVLGLAILRLLWRVSHRPPSLPAWFRRWELRAAHVAHILLYVLMFTLPITGWLHDSAWNGAATHPMSLYYVIPWFRLGFIESLPPAVKDHLHDLFGAMHTWAAYALYVVLAMHILGALKHELFDRESVLRRMLP; translated from the coding sequence ATGAATTCACGTGCCCCGTCCCAGGCCAGCCCGGCCGCCGATGCGAGCCACAGCGTGCCGCGCTACACGCGCACGGCCATGGTGCTGCACTGGCTGATCGCGCTCGGCATCCTCTGCAACGTCGCGATCGCGCTGTCGGCCGACGCGATGCCCGATGCCTGGGTGCGGCCCGCGATCGACATCCACAAGTCGATCGGCATCACCGTGCTGGGCCTGGCGATCCTGCGCCTGCTGTGGCGCGTCTCGCATCGCCCGCCCTCGCTGCCGGCCTGGTTCCGCCGCTGGGAACTGCGCGCCGCGCATGTCGCCCATATCCTGCTCTACGTGCTGATGTTCACGCTGCCGATCACCGGCTGGCTGCACGACTCGGCCTGGAACGGCGCGGCCACGCATCCGATGTCGCTCTACTACGTGATCCCCTGGTTCCGCCTCGGCTTCATCGAGAGCCTGCCGCCGGCGGTGAAGGATCATCTGCACGACCTGTTCGGCGCGATGCACACCTGGGCCGCCTACGCGCTGTACGTGGTGCTGGCCATGCATATCCTCGGCGCGCTCAAGCACGAGCTGTTCGATCGCGAGTCGGTCCTGCGCCGGATGCTGCCGTGA
- a CDS encoding CHRD domain-containing protein, with protein sequence MKLIPHRALLIASLSLLGLGASLSAHADTLAVHATLNAASEVPPKQSDGHGTLTGSYDTSTKVLSWHVVYSDLTGPATMAHFHGPAPVGQNAGVMIPIDMKDVPSPIDGHATLSATQEAGLLAGNWYFNVHTAKNPGGEIRGQVAADKQ encoded by the coding sequence ATGAAACTGATCCCGCACCGCGCCCTGCTGATCGCCTCGCTGAGCCTCCTCGGCCTCGGCGCCTCGCTGTCCGCCCACGCCGACACGCTGGCCGTGCACGCCACGCTGAACGCAGCCTCCGAAGTGCCGCCCAAGCAGAGCGACGGCCACGGCACGCTGACCGGCAGCTACGACACCAGCACCAAGGTGCTGAGCTGGCACGTGGTCTACTCGGACCTGACCGGCCCGGCCACCATGGCGCACTTCCACGGCCCGGCGCCGGTCGGCCAGAACGCCGGCGTGATGATCCCGATCGACATGAAGGACGTGCCGAGCCCGATCGACGGCCATGCCACGCTGAGCGCCACCCAGGAAGCCGGCCTGCTGGCCGGCAACTGGTACTTCAACGTGCACACGGCGAAGAACCCGGGCGGCGAGATCCGCGGCCAGGTTGCCGCCGACAAGCAGTAA
- a CDS encoding RNA polymerase sigma factor, with product MSSADLPSLLPEMLPRLWAFALRLAGDQHDAEDLVQRACVRALERAHQLQPDTAPLSWMFSIVHTTWLNELRSRGVRRRASFDWDDDLIENLPDPSGQTPESALMHEQVIAAVERLPEAQRVVMLLVAVEGLSYQEAADVLEIPIGTVMSRLSRARQAIGARFAPRRAPSRAATAPGDTLA from the coding sequence ATGAGCAGTGCAGACTTGCCGAGCCTGCTTCCCGAGATGCTGCCGCGGCTGTGGGCCTTCGCCCTGCGCCTGGCCGGCGACCAGCACGACGCCGAGGACCTGGTGCAGCGCGCCTGCGTGCGCGCGCTCGAACGCGCCCACCAGTTGCAGCCCGATACCGCGCCGCTGAGCTGGATGTTCTCGATCGTCCACACCACCTGGCTCAACGAGCTGCGCTCGCGCGGCGTGCGCCGTCGCGCCAGCTTCGACTGGGACGACGACCTGATCGAGAACCTGCCCGATCCCTCGGGCCAGACGCCCGAATCGGCGCTGATGCACGAGCAGGTGATCGCCGCGGTCGAGCGGCTGCCCGAGGCGCAGCGCGTGGTGATGCTGCTGGTGGCCGTGGAAGGCCTCAGCTACCAGGAAGCGGCCGACGTGCTGGAGATTCCGATCGGCACCGTGATGAGCCGGCTGTCGCGCGCGCGCCAGGCGATCGGCGCGCGCTTCGCGCCGCGTCGCGCGCCGTCTCGCGCGGCCACCGCGCCCGGGGATACGCTGGCATGA
- a CDS encoding TIGR03118 family protein gives MKVKRIAALAALAAVTAFTLAACGGGDDNSTPPASTTPPPPALKTQFKSTTLVSDGSATAANIDPNLKNGWGIAFNPTGVMWVSDNNTHLSTLYDGNGVPQSLVVTIPANAAGTAAGPTGIVFNKTAADFQISANGGAASNAVFMWATDAGTIAAWSPKVLPTQAVNAYDDGDGGAVYKGLAIGVNGGANVIYATDFHNKKVDTFDRAFNKILVGKFVDPNLPAGFSPFGIAAIGNTVYVSYAVLGSNGKTQVNGAGNGVVDAFDTAGNFVKRIATGGTLNSPWGMVIAPSNFGSASNDLLVGNFGDGTVDVFDPNSNALIGALPNPDGSTFKQAGIWGMSFGNNAANQPSNTLFYAAGPTPTTGVYGRIDVTP, from the coding sequence ATGAAAGTGAAACGCATTGCAGCCCTGGCCGCGCTGGCCGCCGTCACGGCCTTCACGCTCGCCGCATGCGGTGGCGGAGACGACAACAGCACCCCGCCCGCGAGCACCACCCCGCCGCCGCCGGCGCTGAAGACCCAGTTCAAGTCGACCACCCTGGTCTCGGACGGCAGCGCCACCGCCGCCAACATCGACCCGAACCTGAAGAACGGCTGGGGCATTGCGTTCAACCCGACCGGCGTGATGTGGGTGTCGGACAACAACACGCACCTGTCGACGCTCTATGACGGCAACGGCGTGCCGCAATCGCTGGTGGTGACGATCCCGGCGAACGCCGCCGGCACCGCCGCGGGCCCGACCGGCATCGTGTTCAACAAGACCGCCGCCGACTTCCAGATCAGCGCGAACGGCGGCGCGGCCAGCAATGCCGTGTTCATGTGGGCCACCGACGCCGGCACGATCGCCGCGTGGTCGCCCAAGGTGCTGCCGACCCAGGCCGTCAACGCCTATGACGACGGCGACGGCGGCGCGGTCTACAAGGGCCTCGCGATCGGCGTGAACGGCGGCGCCAACGTGATCTACGCGACCGACTTCCACAACAAGAAGGTCGACACCTTCGACCGCGCCTTCAACAAGATCCTGGTCGGCAAGTTCGTCGACCCGAACCTGCCGGCCGGCTTCTCGCCGTTCGGCATCGCGGCGATCGGCAATACCGTCTACGTCTCGTACGCGGTGCTCGGCAGCAACGGCAAGACCCAGGTCAACGGCGCGGGCAACGGCGTGGTCGACGCGTTCGACACGGCCGGCAACTTCGTCAAGCGCATCGCCACCGGCGGCACGCTGAACTCGCCGTGGGGCATGGTGATCGCGCCGTCGAACTTCGGCTCGGCCAGCAACGACCTGCTGGTCGGCAACTTCGGCGACGGCACCGTCGACGTGTTCGACCCGAACAGCAACGCGCTGATCGGCGCGCTGCCGAACCCGGACGGCTCGACCTTCAAGCAGGCCGGCATCTGGGGCATGTCGTTCGGCAACAATGCCGCCAACCAGCCGAGCAACACGCTGTTCTACGCGGCCGGCCCGACGCCGACCACCGGCGTCTACGGCCGCATCGACGTCACGCCGTGA